A single Ascochyta rabiei chromosome 4, complete sequence DNA region contains:
- a CDS encoding 60S ribosomal protein L23A: MASKRGRGSSGNKLRMTLGLPVGAVMNCCDNSGARNLYIISVKGIGARLNRLPAGGAGDMVMATVKKGKPELRKKVMPAVIVRQSKPWRRGDGVFLYFEDNAGVIVNPKGEMKGSAITGPVAKEAAELWPRIASNSGVVM; the protein is encoded by the exons ATGGCATCCAAGCGCGG TCGTGGTTCCTCCGGTAACAAGCTGAGGATGACCCTCGGTCTTCCTGT CGGCGCCGTCATGAACTGCTGCGACAACTCGGGCGCCCGCAACCTGTACATCATCTCCGTCAAGGGCATTGGTGCGCGTCTCAACCGCCTGCCCGCTGGTGGTGCCGGCGACATGGTCATGGCCACCGTCAAGAAGGGAAAGCCTGAGCTCAGGAAGAAGGTCATGCCCGCTGTCATTGTCCGCCAGAGCAAGCCCTGGAGGCGAGGTGATGGTGTCTTCCTCTACTTCGAGGACAACGCCGGTGTCATCGTTAACCCCAAGGGTGAGATGAAGGGCTCCGCCATCACCGGCCCCGTTGCCAAGGAGGCTGCTGAGCTGTGGCCG CGTATCGCGTCCAACTCCGGTGTCGTCATGTAA